A single Pygocentrus nattereri isolate fPygNat1 chromosome 28, fPygNat1.pri, whole genome shotgun sequence DNA region contains:
- the cdc14b gene encoding dual specificity protein phosphatase CDC14B isoform X4, with product MKRKSERRAESRKRLCAAKREEAEPKADIHIAIADRLYFAILKQKIRSSSERHCFCVDDELSYENFYADFGPLNLAMFYRFCCKLTKKLKIFSHAKKKIVFYTCGDKKKQANAAYLIGSYAVMHLQKTPEEAYSLLVSRNTTYLHFRDASFGTCMYNLTILDCLCAVHKALQFGWLNFSNFDVEEYEHYERAENGDFNWIIPGKFLAFSGPHPKSKIENGYPLHAPEAYFPYFRKHNVTTVIRLNKKMYDAKRFTDMGFDHHDLFFVDGSTPNDAIVTKFMNICENTDGAIAVHCKAGLGRTGTLIACYMMKHFRLTAAEAIAWIRICRPGSVIGPQQNFIEDLQSSLWAEGDLYRQKLSELENGSSKMAVTGILSGVDDISINGKNKNIARRTEMYFDEEEEEERSGLTQGDKLRALKSKRQSRASTGSLSLEENKIHTRSTSNSLRIILQSSAQRCKSVKSQNPSDNVDVRKRTRTSLGSNRANRRAASRRRKTLHSLQSMRFTRLCHAMPKARAPLLR from the exons ACCGGCTCTATTTTgccatcctcaagcagaagatCCGGAGTTCGTCCGAGAGACACTGTTTCTGTGTTGATGACGAGCTCTCCTATGAGAA CTTTTATGCGGACTTTGGTCCACTCAACCTTGCCATGTTTTATCGCTTCTGTTGCAAGCTCACCAAGAAGCTGAAG attttttcacATGCCAAAAAGAAAATTGTGTTCTACACATGTGGcgacaaaaagaaacaagcaaACGCGGCCTATTTAATAGGATCCTATGCG GTGATGCATCTCCAGAAAACACCAGAGGAAGCTTATAGTCTACTAGTGTCCAGAAACACCACTTATCTTCACTTCCG AGATGCGTCATTTGGAACTTGCATGTACAATCTGACCATCCTTGATTGTTTATGTGCTGTACACAAG GCTCTGCAGTTTGGCTGGCTGAACTTCTCCAACTTCGACGTGGAGGAATATGAGCATTATGAG AGAGCAGAAAATGGCGATTTCAACTGGATTATTCCCGGGAAATTCTTGGCCTTTAGTGGTCCACATCCAAAGAGCAAGATTGAGAATG GTTACCCACTCCATGCTCCTGAGGCATACTTCCCATACTTCAGGAAGCACAACGTAACCACGGTCATACGTctcaacaaaaaaatgtatgatgCCAAACGTTTCACAGATATGGGATTTGACCACCATGACTTGTTCTTTGTTGATGGGAGCACGCCCAACGATGCCATTGTCACCAAGTTCATGAACATCTGTGAGAACACTGATGGTGCCATAGCTGTCCACTGTAAAG CTGGCCTTGGCCGCACTGGAACACTGATAGCCTGCTACATGATGAAGCACTTCAGACTGACTGCAGCTGAGGCCATCGCCTGGATCAGGATTTGCAGGCCAGGTTCAGTGATCGGACCACAACAGAACTTCATTGAGGA TCTGCAGTCCAGCCTGTGGGCAGAGGGTGATTTGTACCGTCAGAAACTAAGCGAGCTGGAAAATGGCTCCAGCAAGATGGCAGTCACAGGAATACTGTCGGGGGTGGATGATATCTCCATCAATGGGAAAAACAAGAACATAGCAAGGAGAACAGAAATG tattttgatgaggaggaggaggaggaacgcAGCGGCCTCACACAAGGTGATAAGCTGAGGGCACTAAAGAGTAAAAGACAGTCCAGAGCATCTACAGGCTCTTTATC GTTGGAGGAGAATAAAATTCACACCAGGTCAACATCTAACTCATTAAG AATTATTCTACAGTCAAGTGCACAACGCTGTAAATCTGTAAAATCTCAGAACCCTTCCGATAATGTGGACGttagaaaaagaaccagaactTCACTTGGATCCAACAGAGCTAACAG AAGAGCAGCGTCCAGAAGAAGGAAAACTCTACACTCTTTGCAATCAATGCGCTTTACAAGACTATG TCATGCCATGCCTAAAGCTAGAGCACCTCTACTCCGCTAA
- the cdc14b gene encoding dual specificity protein phosphatase CDC14B isoform X3 → MKRKSERRAESRKRLCAAKREEAEPKADIHIAIADRLYFAILKQKIRSSSERHCFCVDDELSYENFYADFGPLNLAMFYRFCCKLTKKLKIFSHAKKKIVFYTCGDKKKQANAAYLIGSYAVMHLQKTPEEAYSLLVSRNTTYLHFRDASFGTCMYNLTILDCLCAVHKALQFGWLNFSNFDVEEYEHYERAENGDFNWIIPGKFLAFSGPHPKSKIENGYPLHAPEAYFPYFRKHNVTTVIRLNKKMYDAKRFTDMGFDHHDLFFVDGSTPNDAIVTKFMNICENTDGAIAVHCKAGLGRTGTLIACYMMKHFRLTAAEAIAWIRICRPGSVIGPQQNFIEDLQSSLWAEGDLYRQKLSELENGSSKMAVTGILSGVDDISINGKNKNIARRTEMYFDEEEEEERSGLTQGDKLRALKSKRQSRASTGSLSLEENKIHTRSTSNSLRIILQSSAQRCKSVKSQNPSDNVDVRKRTRTSLGSNRANRRAASRRRKTLHSLQSMRFTRLWYFTSFSLSLFLLASYCFFTL, encoded by the exons ACCGGCTCTATTTTgccatcctcaagcagaagatCCGGAGTTCGTCCGAGAGACACTGTTTCTGTGTTGATGACGAGCTCTCCTATGAGAA CTTTTATGCGGACTTTGGTCCACTCAACCTTGCCATGTTTTATCGCTTCTGTTGCAAGCTCACCAAGAAGCTGAAG attttttcacATGCCAAAAAGAAAATTGTGTTCTACACATGTGGcgacaaaaagaaacaagcaaACGCGGCCTATTTAATAGGATCCTATGCG GTGATGCATCTCCAGAAAACACCAGAGGAAGCTTATAGTCTACTAGTGTCCAGAAACACCACTTATCTTCACTTCCG AGATGCGTCATTTGGAACTTGCATGTACAATCTGACCATCCTTGATTGTTTATGTGCTGTACACAAG GCTCTGCAGTTTGGCTGGCTGAACTTCTCCAACTTCGACGTGGAGGAATATGAGCATTATGAG AGAGCAGAAAATGGCGATTTCAACTGGATTATTCCCGGGAAATTCTTGGCCTTTAGTGGTCCACATCCAAAGAGCAAGATTGAGAATG GTTACCCACTCCATGCTCCTGAGGCATACTTCCCATACTTCAGGAAGCACAACGTAACCACGGTCATACGTctcaacaaaaaaatgtatgatgCCAAACGTTTCACAGATATGGGATTTGACCACCATGACTTGTTCTTTGTTGATGGGAGCACGCCCAACGATGCCATTGTCACCAAGTTCATGAACATCTGTGAGAACACTGATGGTGCCATAGCTGTCCACTGTAAAG CTGGCCTTGGCCGCACTGGAACACTGATAGCCTGCTACATGATGAAGCACTTCAGACTGACTGCAGCTGAGGCCATCGCCTGGATCAGGATTTGCAGGCCAGGTTCAGTGATCGGACCACAACAGAACTTCATTGAGGA TCTGCAGTCCAGCCTGTGGGCAGAGGGTGATTTGTACCGTCAGAAACTAAGCGAGCTGGAAAATGGCTCCAGCAAGATGGCAGTCACAGGAATACTGTCGGGGGTGGATGATATCTCCATCAATGGGAAAAACAAGAACATAGCAAGGAGAACAGAAATG tattttgatgaggaggaggaggaggaacgcAGCGGCCTCACACAAGGTGATAAGCTGAGGGCACTAAAGAGTAAAAGACAGTCCAGAGCATCTACAGGCTCTTTATC GTTGGAGGAGAATAAAATTCACACCAGGTCAACATCTAACTCATTAAG AATTATTCTACAGTCAAGTGCACAACGCTGTAAATCTGTAAAATCTCAGAACCCTTCCGATAATGTGGACGttagaaaaagaaccagaactTCACTTGGATCCAACAGAGCTAACAG AAGAGCAGCGTCCAGAAGAAGGAAAACTCTACACTCTTTGCAATCAATGCGCTTTACAAGACTATGGTATTTCacctctttctcgctctctctctttcttttggcTTCCTACTGCTTCTTCACCCTTTAA
- the cdc14b gene encoding dual specificity protein phosphatase CDC14B isoform X1: MKRKSERRAESRKRLCAAKREEAEPKADIHIAIADRLYFAILKQKIRSSSERHCFCVDDELSYENFYADFGPLNLAMFYRFCCKLTKKLKIFSHAKKKIVFYTCGDKKKQANAAYLIGSYAVMHLQKTPEEAYSLLVSRNTTYLHFRDASFGTCMYNLTILDCLCAVHKALQFGWLNFSNFDVEEYEHYERAENGDFNWIIPGKFLAFSGPHPKSKIENGYPLHAPEAYFPYFRKHNVTTVIRLNKKMYDAKRFTDMGFDHHDLFFVDGSTPNDAIVTKFMNICENTDGAIAVHCKAGLGRTGTLIACYMMKHFRLTAAEAIAWIRICRPGSVIGPQQNFIEDLQSSLWAEGDLYRQKLSELENGSSKMAVTGILSGVDDISINGKNKNIARRTEMYFDEEEEEERSGLTQGDKLRALKSKRQSRASTGSLSLEENKIHTRSTSNSLRIILQSSAQRCKSVKSQNPSDNVDVRKRTRTSLGSNRANSPLLHSRLARSLGNLHVMASEKNHEFSEVSPGPMATGSMGSQANLKHVSPVNSELLPLPPQPSNITTA, from the exons ACCGGCTCTATTTTgccatcctcaagcagaagatCCGGAGTTCGTCCGAGAGACACTGTTTCTGTGTTGATGACGAGCTCTCCTATGAGAA CTTTTATGCGGACTTTGGTCCACTCAACCTTGCCATGTTTTATCGCTTCTGTTGCAAGCTCACCAAGAAGCTGAAG attttttcacATGCCAAAAAGAAAATTGTGTTCTACACATGTGGcgacaaaaagaaacaagcaaACGCGGCCTATTTAATAGGATCCTATGCG GTGATGCATCTCCAGAAAACACCAGAGGAAGCTTATAGTCTACTAGTGTCCAGAAACACCACTTATCTTCACTTCCG AGATGCGTCATTTGGAACTTGCATGTACAATCTGACCATCCTTGATTGTTTATGTGCTGTACACAAG GCTCTGCAGTTTGGCTGGCTGAACTTCTCCAACTTCGACGTGGAGGAATATGAGCATTATGAG AGAGCAGAAAATGGCGATTTCAACTGGATTATTCCCGGGAAATTCTTGGCCTTTAGTGGTCCACATCCAAAGAGCAAGATTGAGAATG GTTACCCACTCCATGCTCCTGAGGCATACTTCCCATACTTCAGGAAGCACAACGTAACCACGGTCATACGTctcaacaaaaaaatgtatgatgCCAAACGTTTCACAGATATGGGATTTGACCACCATGACTTGTTCTTTGTTGATGGGAGCACGCCCAACGATGCCATTGTCACCAAGTTCATGAACATCTGTGAGAACACTGATGGTGCCATAGCTGTCCACTGTAAAG CTGGCCTTGGCCGCACTGGAACACTGATAGCCTGCTACATGATGAAGCACTTCAGACTGACTGCAGCTGAGGCCATCGCCTGGATCAGGATTTGCAGGCCAGGTTCAGTGATCGGACCACAACAGAACTTCATTGAGGA TCTGCAGTCCAGCCTGTGGGCAGAGGGTGATTTGTACCGTCAGAAACTAAGCGAGCTGGAAAATGGCTCCAGCAAGATGGCAGTCACAGGAATACTGTCGGGGGTGGATGATATCTCCATCAATGGGAAAAACAAGAACATAGCAAGGAGAACAGAAATG tattttgatgaggaggaggaggaggaacgcAGCGGCCTCACACAAGGTGATAAGCTGAGGGCACTAAAGAGTAAAAGACAGTCCAGAGCATCTACAGGCTCTTTATC GTTGGAGGAGAATAAAATTCACACCAGGTCAACATCTAACTCATTAAG AATTATTCTACAGTCAAGTGCACAACGCTGTAAATCTGTAAAATCTCAGAACCCTTCCGATAATGTGGACGttagaaaaagaaccagaactTCACTTGGATCCAACAGAGCTAACAG CCCGTTATTACATTCCAGACTTGCAAGGTCTTTAGGCAACTTGCATGTAATGGCCAGCGAAAAGAACCATGAGTTCTCTGAAGTCAGTCCAGGCCCTATGGCTACAGGTAGCATGGGCAGCCAGGCAAACTTAAAGCATGTAAGCCCAGTCAACAGTGAGCTGCTGCCATTGCCTCCTCAACCCAGCAATATCACCACAGCCTGA
- the cdc14b gene encoding dual specificity protein phosphatase CDC14B isoform X2 has product MSKENTHLFNGIEFIKDRLYFAILKQKIRSSSERHCFCVDDELSYENFYADFGPLNLAMFYRFCCKLTKKLKIFSHAKKKIVFYTCGDKKKQANAAYLIGSYAVMHLQKTPEEAYSLLVSRNTTYLHFRDASFGTCMYNLTILDCLCAVHKALQFGWLNFSNFDVEEYEHYERAENGDFNWIIPGKFLAFSGPHPKSKIENGYPLHAPEAYFPYFRKHNVTTVIRLNKKMYDAKRFTDMGFDHHDLFFVDGSTPNDAIVTKFMNICENTDGAIAVHCKAGLGRTGTLIACYMMKHFRLTAAEAIAWIRICRPGSVIGPQQNFIEDLQSSLWAEGDLYRQKLSELENGSSKMAVTGILSGVDDISINGKNKNIARRTEMYFDEEEEEERSGLTQGDKLRALKSKRQSRASTGSLSLEENKIHTRSTSNSLRIILQSSAQRCKSVKSQNPSDNVDVRKRTRTSLGSNRANSPLLHSRLARSLGNLHVMASEKNHEFSEVSPGPMATGSMGSQANLKHVSPVNSELLPLPPQPSNITTA; this is encoded by the exons ATGTCTAAAGAAAATACGCATCTGTTTAACGGCATTGAGTTCATCAAAG ACCGGCTCTATTTTgccatcctcaagcagaagatCCGGAGTTCGTCCGAGAGACACTGTTTCTGTGTTGATGACGAGCTCTCCTATGAGAA CTTTTATGCGGACTTTGGTCCACTCAACCTTGCCATGTTTTATCGCTTCTGTTGCAAGCTCACCAAGAAGCTGAAG attttttcacATGCCAAAAAGAAAATTGTGTTCTACACATGTGGcgacaaaaagaaacaagcaaACGCGGCCTATTTAATAGGATCCTATGCG GTGATGCATCTCCAGAAAACACCAGAGGAAGCTTATAGTCTACTAGTGTCCAGAAACACCACTTATCTTCACTTCCG AGATGCGTCATTTGGAACTTGCATGTACAATCTGACCATCCTTGATTGTTTATGTGCTGTACACAAG GCTCTGCAGTTTGGCTGGCTGAACTTCTCCAACTTCGACGTGGAGGAATATGAGCATTATGAG AGAGCAGAAAATGGCGATTTCAACTGGATTATTCCCGGGAAATTCTTGGCCTTTAGTGGTCCACATCCAAAGAGCAAGATTGAGAATG GTTACCCACTCCATGCTCCTGAGGCATACTTCCCATACTTCAGGAAGCACAACGTAACCACGGTCATACGTctcaacaaaaaaatgtatgatgCCAAACGTTTCACAGATATGGGATTTGACCACCATGACTTGTTCTTTGTTGATGGGAGCACGCCCAACGATGCCATTGTCACCAAGTTCATGAACATCTGTGAGAACACTGATGGTGCCATAGCTGTCCACTGTAAAG CTGGCCTTGGCCGCACTGGAACACTGATAGCCTGCTACATGATGAAGCACTTCAGACTGACTGCAGCTGAGGCCATCGCCTGGATCAGGATTTGCAGGCCAGGTTCAGTGATCGGACCACAACAGAACTTCATTGAGGA TCTGCAGTCCAGCCTGTGGGCAGAGGGTGATTTGTACCGTCAGAAACTAAGCGAGCTGGAAAATGGCTCCAGCAAGATGGCAGTCACAGGAATACTGTCGGGGGTGGATGATATCTCCATCAATGGGAAAAACAAGAACATAGCAAGGAGAACAGAAATG tattttgatgaggaggaggaggaggaacgcAGCGGCCTCACACAAGGTGATAAGCTGAGGGCACTAAAGAGTAAAAGACAGTCCAGAGCATCTACAGGCTCTTTATC GTTGGAGGAGAATAAAATTCACACCAGGTCAACATCTAACTCATTAAG AATTATTCTACAGTCAAGTGCACAACGCTGTAAATCTGTAAAATCTCAGAACCCTTCCGATAATGTGGACGttagaaaaagaaccagaactTCACTTGGATCCAACAGAGCTAACAG CCCGTTATTACATTCCAGACTTGCAAGGTCTTTAGGCAACTTGCATGTAATGGCCAGCGAAAAGAACCATGAGTTCTCTGAAGTCAGTCCAGGCCCTATGGCTACAGGTAGCATGGGCAGCCAGGCAAACTTAAAGCATGTAAGCCCAGTCAACAGTGAGCTGCTGCCATTGCCTCCTCAACCCAGCAATATCACCACAGCCTGA